The window GTGCTCGAATCGAACATGGTCCCCGTGTTCGCCGACATCGACCCGGACACCGGCAACATCTCGGTCGAATCCGCGGCGGAACTCATCACCGAGAACACCCGCGCCATCCTGCCCGTGCACCTGGCAGGCACCGTGGCGGACATGGACAGCCTGAACGCCCTGGCGGCCAGGCACTCGCTGGTGGTGATTGAGGACGCCTGCCAGGCCTGGGGCAGTGAGCACAACGGCCGCAAGGCCGGCTCCATCGGCGCGGCCGGGACTTTCAGCTTCCAGAGCTCGAAGCACATCACCGGCGGTGAGGGCGGCGCGGTTACGACCAACGATCCAGATTTGGCCGAAAAGTGCCGCTCGTTCATCAACTGCGGACGGGTGCGCGGGGGCCTCTGGCACGAGCACGGCCTGCTGGGCGGCAACTACCGCCTGAGCGAGCTCCAGGCCGCAGTCATCCTGACCCAGTTCGAGCGCTACGAACCCATGCTGGCCCAGCGCCAGGCCGCCGCGGCTTTCCTGCGCCGCGAACTGGCCGGCATCGAGGGGATCACCCCCTTGCAGCTTCCGCCCTACGCCACGGCATCGAGCTGTCATTTCCTGATCCTGCGCTACGACCAGGCCGCCTGGGGCGGCCTCAGCCGCGAACAGTTCATCAAGGCCCTTAATGCCGAGGGTGTCAGGCCGGCGCACTGCGGATATTTCACCCCCATCTACCGCCAGCGTTTCATGCTGGAAAAGAATGTCGGCCCCTTCGACCGGA is drawn from bacterium and contains these coding sequences:
- a CDS encoding DegT/DnrJ/EryC1/StrS family aminotransferase, coding for MPKLAINGGRPVREAAYPQWPFWDANELKAVQEVIKSGVWGINGSRVRQLEEKFGRFCGCDQAIAMSSGTLALRAALVAAGLPAGCEVIVPAYTFVATATAVLESNMVPVFADIDPDTGNISVESAAELITENTRAILPVHLAGTVADMDSLNALAARHSLVVIEDACQAWGSEHNGRKAGSIGAAGTFSFQSSKHITGGEGGAVTTNDPDLAEKCRSFINCGRVRGGLWHEHGLLGGNYRLSELQAAVILTQFERYEPMLAQRQAAAAFLRRELAGIEGITPLQLPPYATASSCHFLILRYDQAAWGGLSREQFIKALNAEGVRPAHCGYFTPIYRQRFMLEKNVGPFDRIKSHVFRGEVIDYGKFHCPVTERFTGGEALWLLQNLLLADQAGLEEIVAALRKLRENYSELL